A stretch of the Lactuca sativa cultivar Salinas chromosome 9, Lsat_Salinas_v11, whole genome shotgun sequence genome encodes the following:
- the LOC111898290 gene encoding short-chain dehydrogenase reductase 2a: protein MPAEVIPEKTFHGMYAHVKETTSIFSRRLEGKIAIVTGGAGGIGAATVRLFVKHGAKVVIADINDECGLALSTSLSPLATYVHCDVSLEVDVKNLIDSTVACYGRIDIMFNNAGVLGNQSKHKSIVNFDVDEFDRVMNVNVRGVALGMKHAARVMIPRGSGCIISTASVAGVMGGMGPHAYTASKHAIVGLTKNTACELGRHGIRVNCISPFGVATSMLVNAWRHEDDDDNEEEDENVHFRTPNEKEITETEKFVSSLGNLKGTTLKAKDIAEAAVYLASDESRYVSGHNLVVDGAVTTSKNCVDL from the exons ATGCCTGCAGAAGTGATTCCTGAGAAAACCTTCCATGGGATGTATGCCCATGTAAAAGAAACCACTTCCATCTTCTCCAGAAG GTTGGAAGGAAAGATTGCAATAGTGACAGGTGGTGCCGGAGGGATTGGTGCAGCCACCGTGAGGCTATTTGTCAAACATGGTGCAAAAGTAGTCATAGCCGATATCAATGATGAATGTGGACTAGCACTCTCTACATCATTGTCACCTTTAGCGACATATGTTCATTGTGACGTTAGCCTAGAAGTTGATGTTAAAAACCTAATAGACTCCACGGTTGCATGCTATGGCCGAATCGACATCATGTTTAACAATGCTGGTGTGCTCGGTAATCAATCCAAGCACAAGAGCATTGTTAACTTTGATGTAGATGAATTTGACCGAGTAATGAACGTGAACGTTAGAGGCGTTGCTCTAGGGATGAAACATGCTGCCAGGGTTATGATCCCGAGAGGGAGTGGCTGCATCATTTCAACCGCTAGTGTGGCGGGTGTCATGGGCGGCATGGGTCCACACGCATACACGGCCTCAAAGCACGCGATTGTAGGGCTAACAAAGAATACTGCTTGTGAACTTGGGCGACATGGGATTAGGGTTAATTGTATTTCGCCTTTTGGGGTCGCAACATCGATGCTCGTGAATGCTTGGAGACATGAGGACGATGATGataatgaagaagaagatgaaaatgTACATTTTAGGACACCGAATGAGAAAGAAATTACAGAAACCGAGAAGTTTGTCAGTTCATTAGGGAACTTGAAGGGTACAACCCTAAAAGCTAAGGACATAGCTGAAGCAGCCGTTTACCTTGCAAGTGATGAGTCTAGGTACGTAAGTGGTCATAATCTTGTTGTAGATGGTGCGGTTACCACGTCGAAAAATTGTGTTGATTTGTAG